A region of Allocoleopsis franciscana PCC 7113 DNA encodes the following proteins:
- a CDS encoding asparaginase, which translates to MTRGKRTQTPVIEVRLLREGIVESTHRVQAVVCDNRGRVLSVAGNPETSTFIRSALKPFQALAVTTTGTLERYNLNDRDLAIICSSHQGKVEQVRQVFHILWRCDVDPSALQCPIPEGTKSPLQHNCSGKHAGMLAVCQQRQWPLTSYLQYHHPVQKLILSQVAELMKMPGEELIRAHDDCGAPTYFVQLRQMASLYAQLASGDNLAMERIVRAMTHHPHLISGEGAFDTELMRLSEGELVSKAGSEGVQCIGRIGEGMGIAIKVMDGAKRAKYAVAIHLLKQMGWITPSISETLSETFLKLGNYKRLEVIGELSML; encoded by the coding sequence ATGACAAGGGGAAAACGCACTCAAACACCAGTTATAGAAGTACGGTTGCTGCGCGAAGGAATCGTCGAATCGACCCATCGAGTTCAAGCCGTCGTCTGTGACAATCGGGGACGGGTTTTATCTGTGGCGGGTAATCCAGAGACCTCAACCTTTATTCGTTCAGCCCTCAAACCTTTTCAGGCGCTAGCGGTGACTACCACCGGCACACTAGAACGCTATAACCTGAATGACCGGGATTTGGCGATTATCTGTAGCTCTCATCAGGGCAAGGTGGAACAAGTCCGTCAGGTTTTCCATATCCTTTGGCGCTGTGATGTAGACCCGTCCGCCCTGCAATGTCCGATTCCCGAAGGAACGAAAAGCCCACTGCAACACAACTGCTCTGGGAAACATGCAGGGATGTTAGCGGTTTGTCAGCAACGTCAATGGCCTCTTACCAGCTATTTGCAGTATCACCATCCGGTACAAAAGCTCATCTTGAGCCAAGTGGCTGAGTTGATGAAGATGCCAGGAGAAGAGTTAATTCGGGCACACGATGACTGTGGGGCACCGACTTACTTTGTACAACTGCGGCAAATGGCCTCGTTGTATGCCCAGTTAGCTTCCGGTGACAACCTGGCAATGGAGCGGATTGTCCGCGCCATGACTCATCATCCTCACCTCATTTCAGGTGAAGGCGCATTTGATACGGAACTGATGCGATTGTCAGAAGGAGAACTGGTGAGTAAAGCGGGGTCAGAGGGTGTTCAATGCATTGGTCGGATTGGAGAAGGCATGGGAATCGCGATTAAGGTGATGGATGGCGCGAAACGAGCCAAGTATGCCGTTGCTATCCACCTACTCAAGCAAATGGGTTGGATTACTCCCTCGATATCGGAAACTCTGTCCGAAACGTTCCTCAAACTCGGTAACTACAAGCGTTTAGAGGTCATTGGCGAACTTTCTATGCTTTAA